One window of the Hemiscyllium ocellatum isolate sHemOce1 chromosome 11, sHemOce1.pat.X.cur, whole genome shotgun sequence genome contains the following:
- the LOC132820187 gene encoding interferon-inducible GTPase 5-like — MAQSTLSKFFTPQESRNLQCLDNMGDLETVILQMKNKSHNLTNMQLNIAVMGDVGSGKSTFINAMRGLRSDDQGAAPTGNEETRIEPTGYPYQDLPNVQLWDLPGTNSFGFELNRYLKKVNFESYDFFIIISQARFRENDADLAKKIQEQGKEFYYVRAKIDNDARSLGRQGADLNEGWVRIRKDCISNFQSVGVTPPAIFLISSFDREEYDLPKLKNTLAKDLPSIKSNIFTLSIPKIVMEIAEPKTKMLEKRVRMFGILAGAVGALQLLLRVQMPGSLQVRIPVPVLSFMTTTGLTLVGWIYLQKQLRIRYKLLQSLSSKISKPSSILKDEMNRQLSSKILPAVTNTFLGISLIACMITGIRRNFSPMTQSIFGAVSSFAFTYTLLKNSQRQLLETKQQLVKSALTTD; from the coding sequence ATGGCCCAGTCTACCCTCTCCAAGTTCTTCACTCCTCAGGAGAGCAGGAACCTACAGTGTCTGGACAACATGGGGGATTTGGAAACTGTGATTCTTCAGATGAAGAATAAGTCTCACAATTTAACCAACATGCAGCTGAACATTGCAGTGATGGGGGATGTGGGGTCAGGGAAGTCCACCTTCATTAATGCAATGAGAGGACTTCGGAGTGATGACCAAGGAGCTGCTCCAACCGGGAATGAAGAAACCAGGATTGAGCCAACCGGGTATCCTTATCAAGATCTGCCTAATGTCCAACTCTGGGATCTTCCAGGAACAAATTCCTTTGGGTTTGAACTAAATCGTTATCTAAAGAAGGTGAATTTTGAAAGCTATGACTTTTTCATTATTATTTCTCAGGCTCGATTCAGAGAGAACGACGCAGATCTTGCCAAAAAGATTCAAGAACAAGGCAAAGAGTTTTACTATGTCCGGGCCAAAATAGACAATGATGCCCGGTCACTGGGGAGACAAGGTGCTGACCTTAATGAAGGCTGGGTCAGAATCCGCAAGGACTGTATCAGTAACTTCCAAAGTGTCGGGGTTACACCACCTGCTATTTTTCTGATCTCCAGTTTTGATCGAGAGGAATATGACCTTCCTAAATTAAAGAACACGCTCGCCAAGGATCTCCCCAGTATTAAATCAAACATCTTCACGCTGTCAATCCCAAAGATTGTGATGGAAATTGCAGAACCCAAAACAAAGATGTTAGAGAAGAGAGTCAGGATGTTTGGCATTCTTGCTGGAGCAGTAGGTGCATTACAATTACTATTACGAGTTCAAATGCCAGGATCATTGCAAGTTCGAATACCAGTGCCAGTGTTGTCTTTTATGACTACCACTGGATTGACACTTGTTGGGTGGATATATCTTCAGAAACAGCTGAGAATCCGTTATAAGTTGCTGCAAAGTTTGTCCAGCAAAATCTCCAAGCCCAGttccattctgaaagatgaaatgaATCGCCAGTTGTCAAGCAAGATACTACCAGCTGTTACCAATACCTTCTTAGGAATCAGCCTCATTGCATGCATGATAACTGGGATCAGACGTAACTTCAGTCCGATGACTCAGTCTATCTTCGGAGCAGTGTCATCCTTTGCTTTTACCTACACGTTGTTGAAGAATTCACAGAGACAACTGTTGGAAACCAAACAACAGTTAGTGAAGAGTGCATTGACTACAGATTGA